A stretch of Crossiella cryophila DNA encodes these proteins:
- a CDS encoding bestrophin-like domain, producing the protein MNLYLSGLLWVAGVAAVVAALAVLFRRFGSDEERLSNNESAGLVFTIVGGLHAVVTAFVLISLLDTVKSVGDDSTKEANSIVAVNWAATSFADPVRGKVEELTRSYLGTVLNDEWPKLRQEQDVDEDGWQKLDELRKVIAEAPAEGHWLENRKTEASNQLWEAYQARQSRLDAASGGVSTVMWFALILGAVMSALFPFLFGGPKIIPHIVIVVILTAALTLLLFAIYQLENPFSGGVKVDPDAFSSALDRLR; encoded by the coding sequence TTGAACCTCTACCTGTCAGGCTTGCTCTGGGTCGCCGGAGTCGCTGCGGTCGTCGCGGCCTTGGCCGTCCTGTTCCGCAGATTCGGCTCCGACGAGGAACGACTGAGCAACAACGAGTCCGCCGGATTGGTTTTCACCATTGTCGGCGGACTGCACGCGGTGGTCACCGCGTTTGTGCTGATCTCCCTGCTGGACACGGTCAAGTCGGTGGGTGACGACTCGACCAAGGAGGCCAACAGCATCGTCGCGGTGAACTGGGCCGCGACCTCCTTCGCCGATCCGGTGCGCGGCAAGGTCGAGGAACTGACCAGGTCCTACCTCGGCACCGTGCTCAACGATGAGTGGCCGAAGCTCCGCCAGGAGCAGGATGTCGACGAGGACGGCTGGCAGAAGCTGGACGAGCTGCGCAAGGTCATCGCGGAGGCCCCGGCCGAGGGTCACTGGCTGGAGAACCGCAAGACCGAGGCGTCCAACCAGCTCTGGGAGGCATACCAGGCCCGGCAGTCACGACTGGACGCCGCCAGTGGCGGGGTCAGCACGGTGATGTGGTTCGCGCTCATTCTCGGCGCGGTGATGTCAGCGTTGTTCCCGTTCCTGTTCGGCGGCCCGAAGATAATTCCACATATCGTTATCGTGGTGATCCTGACCGCCGCACTGACCCTGCTACTGTTCGCGATTTATCAGCTGGAAAACCCGTTCAGCGGTGGCGTCAAGGTCGATCCGGACGCATTCAGCTCGGCCCTGGACCGGTTGCGCTGA